TGGCTTTGATAAGCCAATGCACGAACGCTATTTTGATATGCTGAAAAACTACGCCACTTTTAACTTTGGCGACAGCTTATTTAAAGGCGGCAATGTTATCGATCTTATTATCGATAGATTGCCAGTTTCTATTTCACTGGGGCTGTGGAGTACCATTATCATTTATATGGTTTCCATTCCTTTAGGGATTGCCAAAGCCATTCATCACGGTTCGCGGTTTGATATTTGGAGTAGCGCGGTTGTTATTGTCGGTTATGCTATTCCTGGCTTCTTGTTTGCGATTTTATTGATTATCTTCTTTGCTAGTGGCAACTATTTTAGCTGGTTTCCCTTACGTGGCTTAGTATCCCCAGATTGGGATCAACTAAATTGGTACCAGCAAATTGGCGACTATTTTTGGCATTTGGCACTGCCAACTTTAGCGATGGTGATAGGCGGTTTTGCCACCTTGACCATGCTGACGAAAAATTCTTTCCTTGATGAGATTAACAAACAGTATGTAGTGACAGCACGCGCAAAAGGGCTAGATGAAAATAGCATTCTTTATCGCCATGTCTTTCGTAACGCAATGCTGATTATTATCGCTGGCTTTCCAAGTGCTTTTATCAGTTTGTTCTTCACGGGTTCTATGTTGATCGAGGTGATGTTCTCGCTTGAGGGGATTGGTTTGCTTGGCTTTGAATCGACTATCCAGCGTGATTATCCTGTTGTGTTTAGCTCGCTCTATATCATGACCTTGCTCGGTTTGTTACTGAATATTATCTCTGATATCACCTATACCTTGGTGGATCCCCGTATTGATTTCGAGGCGCGCTAATGGCAATGAACCCATTAACAGAGCAGCGCTGGCTGCGTTTTAAAGCTCATCGACGGGGCTATTTCTCGCTATGGATTTTCTCTGTGTTATTCATAGTGAGCTTATTCGCTGAACTTATTGCGAATGACAAACCTTTGCTGATTAATTTCGACTCGCAGTGGTATTTTCCGATTGTTGAGCAATACGCAGAAACTGAGTTCGGCGGTGAGTTTGCAACAGAAGCGGATTATACCGATCCCTTTGTTGTCGATCTGATAGAGCAGCAAGGCTATATGGTTTGGCCGCTTATTCACTTTAACTATGACACTATCAATTACAACTTAGCGGGACCTGCACCCTCGGCACCTGATGCGGTTAATTGGTTAGGCACTGATGATAAAGGGCGAGATGTGCTTGCGCGTATTATTTATGGTTTTCGTATCTCGGTATTGTTTGGTTTTGCATTAACAATTATCTCCACCCTAGTTGGTGTCGTTGTAGGGGCATGTCAGGGCTATTACGGTGGCTGGTTAGACTTAATGGGGCAACGTTTCATTGAAGTATGGTCTGGCATGCCAACGCTGTTCTTACTGATTATTCTTTCCAGCTTTGTAGAACCGAATTTTTGGTGGCTACTCGGCATTATGGTGTTGTTTAGTTGGATGGGGCTTGTTGGTGTTGTTCGAGCGGAGTTCTTGCGGTGCCGAAACTTTGATTATGTGCGTGCGGCACAAGCGCTGGGAGTGGGTGATAGCCGGATTATTTTACGGCACATGCTGCCAAATGCCATGGTGGCCTCACTGACTATGATGCCTTTTATATTAAGTGGTTCAGTAACCACCTTAACCTCACTCGACTTTCTCGGTTT
The nucleotide sequence above comes from Photobacterium swingsii. Encoded proteins:
- a CDS encoding microcin C ABC transporter permease YejB, with translation MAAYILRRLLLVIPTLWAIITINFFVIQIAPGGPVEQAVAQLEGHSSGIMERFSGGGQEVALTEGNGEQGTGYRGSRGLDPEVIDAIKKQFGFDKPMHERYFDMLKNYATFNFGDSLFKGGNVIDLIIDRLPVSISLGLWSTIIIYMVSIPLGIAKAIHHGSRFDIWSSAVVIVGYAIPGFLFAILLIIFFASGNYFSWFPLRGLVSPDWDQLNWYQQIGDYFWHLALPTLAMVIGGFATLTMLTKNSFLDEINKQYVVTARAKGLDENSILYRHVFRNAMLIIIAGFPSAFISLFFTGSMLIEVMFSLEGIGLLGFESTIQRDYPVVFSSLYIMTLLGLLLNIISDITYTLVDPRIDFEAR
- a CDS encoding ABC transporter permease, whose product is MAMNPLTEQRWLRFKAHRRGYFSLWIFSVLFIVSLFAELIANDKPLLINFDSQWYFPIVEQYAETEFGGEFATEADYTDPFVVDLIEQQGYMVWPLIHFNYDTINYNLAGPAPSAPDAVNWLGTDDKGRDVLARIIYGFRISVLFGFALTIISTLVGVVVGACQGYYGGWLDLMGQRFIEVWSGMPTLFLLIILSSFVEPNFWWLLGIMVLFSWMGLVGVVRAEFLRCRNFDYVRAAQALGVGDSRIILRHMLPNAMVASLTMMPFILSGSVTTLTSLDFLGFGLPAGSPSLGELLAQGKTNLQAPWLGLSAFAVLSVMLSLLVFIGEAVRDAFDPHQQG